The following proteins are encoded in a genomic region of Alistipes shahii WAL 8301:
- a CDS encoding TonB-dependent receptor — protein MSETLDEISRISGYSFFYYDGLFSSARKVTLKTTNLTIRQTLDKLFEGSENTYAIDGQQVFIRRAPAKKQQAPKSETITGWVLDKNNAPVSGATVIVAGTNKGVTSGIQGGFQLSDITLPATLNISFLGYEPRTVVVTPQNKDQLTVVLNEESKLVDDIVVVGYGTQRRGMVSSAISKMVVDENNQRQVASPGQLLQGRVAGVISTTGSGNLGSGERMSIRGISSISAGNEPLYVIDGIPITNEDANIFNFGETMSSMATIAVNDIESIEVLKDAASAAIYGSRASNGVVLITTKSGREGKATLRLNFQAGISQFPNLRRVKMANSKQYIEAYNEGVDNYNRQYGYQVGDADYQVHIQNPFGTMPDTDWMKIGTQLGRSYNVDVSVSGGNAKTTYYVGGSYNDQTGVIRTNAMRKANLKAKVTQKFAKWLEVGANVSGNYMKNDQIPGSNIGSSILERLIHQRPIDHVYTPGGGYYTGGTPQLTFHNPVQILDEQIAYIENYRILGNFFAKFNFFDDKLQIQANYNADLSFTYDYTYYNENHPYGTGVGRLVEAYRHVPNTTFEVYANYNDKFGDVDFSAMLGHSYQDVTRKQNYVDVRGFPSPSFNIVNAAAEFYNVTGTLNEYAMESYFGRITAGYKDRYMLTATLRTDGSSKFAPENRWGWFPSVSFGWNLGNEPFMEDSGIDLKFRASYGRTGNQEGISPWAYHAKMSGGKNYGGQSGIAVSDFGNRNLRWEKADQYDVGFDLAFLKGKVNMIFDIYQKNTFDLLYNKPVAAHTGTTSTLSNIGSIRNRGVEFTLNTHFNFGKHFSWLSQFNISHNKNIIKSLTGEDIIGSNRILRAGEEVGSWYVFEQLGIYQYDGEVPDPQYADGIRAGDVKWRDVNNDGQVTDEDRVIQGSSNPKFFGGWNNTFKWKGLRLDVFFTYQYGNKVLAEWMINAARLSHTSNVLASQVENRWTGPGSTNEYPRAIFNRATPNVRNSSRILHDGSFIRLRSLVLGYEFPAAITSKLRMKGLRIYFQGDNLFLISKYPGWDPDVSKDLNPLYYGVDRLTVPQPRMFTFGINITI, from the coding sequence ATGTCGGAAACGCTCGACGAGATCAGCCGGATCAGCGGTTACTCGTTCTTTTACTACGACGGGCTGTTCAGTTCGGCCCGCAAAGTGACCCTCAAAACCACCAACCTCACCATCCGCCAGACCCTCGACAAACTCTTCGAAGGAAGCGAGAACACCTACGCCATCGACGGACAGCAGGTATTCATCCGCCGGGCCCCGGCAAAAAAGCAGCAGGCCCCCAAATCCGAGACCATAACCGGATGGGTGCTGGACAAGAACAACGCCCCCGTTTCGGGAGCCACCGTCATCGTCGCAGGCACGAACAAAGGCGTCACCAGCGGCATCCAGGGCGGATTCCAGCTGAGCGACATCACGCTTCCCGCGACGCTCAACATCTCGTTCCTCGGCTACGAACCCCGCACGGTGGTCGTCACGCCGCAGAACAAGGACCAGTTGACGGTCGTGCTCAACGAAGAGTCCAAACTGGTGGACGATATCGTGGTGGTCGGCTACGGAACCCAGCGCCGCGGCATGGTGTCGAGCGCCATCAGCAAGATGGTGGTCGACGAGAACAACCAGCGTCAGGTGGCCAGCCCCGGACAGCTGCTCCAAGGCCGTGTGGCCGGCGTTATTTCCACGACGGGATCGGGAAACCTCGGCTCGGGCGAACGTATGAGCATCCGGGGTATCTCCTCGATCAGCGCGGGCAACGAGCCCCTTTACGTTATCGACGGCATTCCGATCACCAACGAAGACGCCAATATCTTCAACTTCGGAGAGACCATGAGTTCCATGGCGACCATCGCCGTCAACGACATCGAGTCAATCGAAGTCCTCAAAGACGCGGCATCGGCCGCCATCTACGGATCGCGGGCCTCCAACGGCGTGGTGCTCATCACCACCAAGTCGGGCCGCGAGGGAAAAGCCACGCTTCGGCTCAACTTCCAAGCGGGCATCTCGCAATTCCCCAACCTCCGGAGGGTGAAGATGGCCAACTCAAAACAGTATATCGAAGCCTATAACGAAGGCGTCGACAACTACAACCGCCAGTACGGTTATCAAGTCGGGGACGCAGACTACCAAGTCCACATTCAGAACCCCTTCGGCACGATGCCCGACACCGACTGGATGAAGATCGGCACGCAGCTGGGCCGGAGCTACAACGTCGATGTCTCCGTGTCTGGAGGCAACGCCAAGACCACCTATTACGTGGGCGGAAGCTATAACGACCAGACCGGCGTCATCCGCACCAACGCCATGCGCAAGGCGAACCTCAAGGCCAAAGTGACGCAGAAATTCGCCAAATGGCTGGAGGTGGGCGCCAACGTTTCGGGCAATTATATGAAGAACGACCAGATTCCCGGCTCCAACATCGGCTCGTCGATCCTGGAACGCCTGATTCACCAGCGCCCTATCGACCATGTCTATACACCGGGGGGGGGATATTACACCGGCGGCACTCCCCAACTTACGTTCCACAACCCCGTGCAGATCCTCGACGAGCAGATCGCCTATATCGAGAATTACCGCATCTTGGGCAATTTCTTCGCCAAGTTCAACTTTTTCGACGACAAACTGCAAATTCAGGCCAACTACAACGCCGACCTGAGCTTCACCTACGACTATACCTACTATAACGAGAACCATCCCTACGGTACGGGCGTGGGACGTCTGGTGGAGGCTTACCGCCACGTGCCCAACACCACGTTCGAGGTCTACGCCAACTATAACGACAAGTTCGGCGACGTCGATTTCAGTGCCATGCTGGGCCACTCCTATCAGGATGTGACCCGCAAGCAGAATTACGTCGACGTGCGCGGATTCCCCTCGCCGTCGTTCAACATCGTCAATGCAGCGGCGGAATTCTACAACGTCACCGGAACGCTCAACGAATACGCGATGGAGTCCTATTTCGGACGTATCACCGCCGGCTACAAAGACCGTTACATGCTCACCGCGACATTGCGCACGGACGGTTCGTCGAAATTCGCCCCCGAGAACCGCTGGGGCTGGTTCCCCTCCGTTTCGTTCGGATGGAACCTCGGCAACGAGCCCTTCATGGAGGACTCGGGCATCGACCTGAAATTCCGCGCCAGCTACGGACGCACCGGCAACCAGGAGGGCATCAGCCCCTGGGCCTATCACGCCAAGATGTCCGGCGGCAAGAACTACGGAGGACAAAGCGGTATCGCGGTGTCCGACTTCGGGAACCGGAATCTTCGCTGGGAAAAGGCCGACCAGTATGACGTCGGATTCGACCTGGCCTTCCTGAAAGGCAAGGTCAACATGATCTTCGACATCTACCAGAAAAACACATTCGACCTGCTTTACAACAAGCCGGTGGCTGCCCATACGGGAACGACCTCGACCCTCTCGAATATCGGATCGATCCGTAACCGGGGCGTGGAATTCACCCTCAACACCCACTTCAACTTCGGCAAGCACTTCTCCTGGCTCTCGCAGTTCAACATCTCCCACAACAAGAACATCATCAAGTCGCTCACGGGCGAGGACATCATCGGTTCCAACCGCATCCTCCGCGCAGGCGAGGAAGTGGGTTCGTGGTACGTGTTCGAACAGCTCGGCATCTACCAGTACGACGGAGAGGTTCCCGATCCGCAGTATGCCGACGGAATCCGGGCCGGCGACGTCAAATGGAGGGATGTCAACAACGACGGACAAGTCACCGACGAGGACCGCGTAATCCAGGGCTCTTCAAACCCCAAGTTCTTCGGCGGATGGAACAATACATTCAAGTGGAAGGGTCTGCGTCTCGACGTCTTTTTCACCTACCAGTACGGCAACAAGGTGCTGGCCGAATGGATGATCAACGCCGCGCGTCTCAGCCACACGTCGAACGTACTGGCGTCGCAGGTCGAGAACCGGTGGACGGGCCCGGGCAGCACCAACGAATACCCGCGCGCCATCTTCAACCGGGCGACCCCCAACGTGCGCAACTCATCGCGTATCCTGCACGACGGCTCTTTCATTCGGCTCCGCAGCCTCGTCCTGGGATACGAATTCCCGGCGGCAATCACGTCGAAGCTCCGCATGAAAGGACTCCGCATCTACTTTCAGGGCGACAACCTGTTCCTCATCTCGAAATATCCCGGCTGGGATCCGGATGTCAGCAAGGATCTCAATCCGTTGTATTACGGCGTCGACCGGCTTACCGTACCCCAGCCGCGTATGTTCACTTTCGGTATCAACATAAC
- a CDS encoding FecR domain-containing protein, which translates to MKRDYTHISTEELLQDDFFISSIINPTEETQIFWERRLADGNIDPEVFREARNILLSLNRAPHRTDVPEERIEKLWERIEDSVNGVRPASRRTPAAKRWMWPAALVASAACIAVAIILRPLTGPDNGTTTINGTDVRTLAHTEDTNYIKLVLGEKVVEMPGDEARVDYSRNGLTINEQEIAGQDREQGKLNLLAVPYGKRSTLILADSSRLWINAGTKVIYPEKFAGDRREIYVDGEVYGEIAHNLAWPFVIKTKRAGIEVLGTTLNVNAYEKEEELSVVLVGGKVAVTNAKGRKSELAPNQMYFSSGEHDYITAVDVEEYVSWKDGNYKFRNEKIATIVKRLSKYYNINIVADLSTSGLTCSGELILKDELIRVLDVICNTAQIQYTWDSEKRTYMLHR; encoded by the coding sequence ATGAAAAGAGATTACACCCATATCAGCACGGAGGAACTGCTCCAAGACGATTTTTTCATCTCGTCCATCATCAATCCCACGGAAGAAACACAAATATTCTGGGAGCGCCGACTGGCCGACGGTAACATCGACCCAGAAGTTTTCCGCGAAGCTCGCAATATCCTACTCTCTCTAAACAGGGCACCCCATCGGACCGACGTTCCCGAAGAACGTATTGAAAAACTATGGGAACGCATCGAGGATTCGGTGAACGGTGTGCGTCCCGCGTCGCGCCGCACACCGGCAGCGAAGAGATGGATGTGGCCGGCCGCACTGGTAGCATCGGCGGCATGTATCGCCGTGGCCATCATACTGCGTCCTCTGACGGGCCCGGACAACGGAACGACGACCATAAACGGCACCGACGTCCGCACACTGGCCCATACAGAGGATACGAACTATATCAAACTGGTTCTGGGCGAAAAGGTGGTCGAAATGCCGGGGGACGAAGCTCGAGTGGATTACAGCCGGAATGGCCTGACGATCAACGAACAGGAGATTGCCGGACAAGACCGGGAGCAGGGAAAGCTCAACCTGCTAGCCGTGCCCTACGGCAAACGTTCGACACTGATCCTCGCCGACAGCAGCCGGCTGTGGATAAATGCCGGAACGAAAGTGATCTACCCTGAAAAGTTCGCCGGCGACCGGAGGGAAATCTACGTCGACGGAGAGGTGTACGGCGAAATCGCCCATAACCTGGCATGGCCGTTCGTGATCAAGACCAAACGCGCGGGTATCGAGGTTCTGGGAACCACCCTCAATGTCAACGCCTATGAAAAGGAGGAGGAGTTGTCGGTGGTGCTGGTAGGCGGAAAGGTCGCCGTGACCAACGCCAAAGGCCGCAAATCGGAACTCGCCCCGAACCAGATGTATTTCTCGTCCGGGGAACACGACTACATCACGGCGGTCGACGTGGAGGAGTACGTCTCCTGGAAGGACGGCAACTACAAGTTCCGCAACGAAAAGATCGCCACCATCGTCAAACGGCTCTCCAAATACTACAACATCAACATCGTGGCCGATCTCTCGACGTCGGGGCTCACCTGCTCCGGAGAACTCATCCTCAAAGACGAACTCATCCGCGTACTCGATGTAATCTGTAACACCGCCCAGATTCAGTACACGTGGGACAGCGAAAAACGCACCTATATGCTGCACCGATAA
- a CDS encoding RNA polymerase sigma factor yields MYQKEIIVQDSLWQSFVNGSREAYARLYELYVRPMYLYGLHFCDDRQIIEDAIHDIFVRIYVNRERLPELKNVKLYLLISLKNTLLNHANSKSFRFRMDISVCRQLHDQSDLEETIVRKEESDRSRQLVAEMERNLSARQKQAVYYRFVEQMHYNEIGAMMEINSQSAKNLVHSSIKKIREIYPHLSGAFLLLLFSSL; encoded by the coding sequence ATGTACCAGAAGGAGATAATCGTACAGGATTCTTTGTGGCAATCGTTCGTCAACGGAAGCCGGGAGGCCTATGCCCGGCTCTATGAACTCTATGTCCGGCCGATGTACCTCTACGGACTGCACTTCTGCGACGACAGGCAGATCATCGAGGATGCCATCCACGACATATTCGTCCGCATCTACGTCAACCGGGAACGGCTACCAGAACTGAAGAACGTGAAACTCTACTTGCTCATCTCGCTCAAAAACACCTTGCTCAACCATGCTAACAGCAAGAGTTTCCGGTTTCGAATGGACATTTCAGTCTGCCGCCAACTCCATGACCAGTCGGACCTGGAAGAGACGATCGTCAGGAAGGAGGAGAGCGACCGTTCCAGACAACTCGTCGCCGAAATGGAGAGGAACCTCTCGGCACGCCAGAAGCAAGCAGTCTACTATCGGTTCGTGGAGCAAATGCACTACAACGAGATCGGAGCGATGATGGAGATCAACAGCCAGTCGGCCAAGAATCTGGTCCATTCGTCGATCAAGAAAATCCGCGAGATCTATCCCCATCTCTCCGGGGCTTTCCTGTTACTGCTTTTCAGCTCCCTGTAA
- a CDS encoding endonuclease/exonuclease/phosphatase family protein — MKTIQKLTAAILLTASCAGLSVSCVPRSETKNLKIICYNILYGMRRDTTQGKRLFAEWVRQQNPDILALQEVNDFTQFTLETLAAEYGHDYAVISKDPKLIPGSVGSRTKFPVSISSKSPVVNVDKVLDNMWHGFIKCKVEGYNVIVLHLNPHLYEARRREIRTVLETVKQSGLFEKWIIMGDFNTVSPLDSAVYADGKYLQRKKEQEKVHTRNNNLPDGQLDFAVSQAILDFGFVDAGWADRENYRKDGFTRRIDFIYVSPDLRDRIVSCRYITDDFTAAYSDHIPVELVLKHDSE, encoded by the coding sequence ATGAAAACCATCCAAAAACTCACTGCAGCGATCCTCCTTACGGCATCGTGCGCAGGCCTGTCCGTCTCCTGCGTCCCGCGGAGCGAAACGAAAAACCTGAAAATAATCTGTTACAACATCCTTTACGGGATGCGGAGGGATACGACCCAGGGAAAACGTCTGTTCGCGGAATGGGTCCGGCAGCAGAATCCGGACATTCTGGCCCTGCAGGAGGTCAACGATTTCACGCAGTTCACGCTCGAAACGCTCGCCGCCGAATACGGCCACGACTACGCCGTCATCAGCAAGGACCCGAAACTCATTCCGGGTTCGGTCGGATCGAGGACGAAATTCCCGGTGTCGATCTCCTCCAAATCGCCCGTCGTCAACGTGGACAAGGTCCTCGACAACATGTGGCATGGCTTCATCAAATGCAAGGTCGAAGGATACAACGTCATCGTCCTGCACCTGAACCCTCACCTGTACGAAGCCCGCCGCCGGGAGATCCGAACCGTTCTCGAAACGGTAAAACAGAGCGGTCTGTTCGAGAAATGGATCATCATGGGCGACTTCAACACGGTTTCGCCCCTCGACAGCGCGGTCTATGCCGACGGCAAATACCTGCAACGGAAAAAGGAGCAGGAGAAAGTGCACACCCGCAACAACAACCTCCCGGACGGACAACTCGACTTCGCTGTCAGCCAGGCGATCCTCGACTTCGGGTTCGTGGACGCCGGGTGGGCGGACAGGGAGAACTACCGGAAAGACGGCTTCACACGCCGCATCGACTTTATCTACGTCTCCCCCGACCTCCGGGACCGGATCGTGAGCTGCCGGTATATCACCGACGACTTCACGGCCGCCTATTCCGACCACATCCCGGTGGAACTGGTTCTGAAGCACGATTCCGAATGA
- a CDS encoding glycerophosphodiester phosphodiesterase — protein MNGTIRTFLLMLLLSTIMPAIGQTAGKGVQTKVISHRGYWKTEGSAQNSVTSFLKADSISSYGSELDVWLTADSVLIANHDRVFKGLAMETSLSGDILATRLSNGEYVPSFEAILGAMRKTSATRLILEIKNLKDKSKYPYEVGLVARLLEKYGVADRTEIIVFAHELGAECIRQMPGTRVFHLNGDLTPAELKERGYAGMDYRNTILKANEHWVAEAHALGLEVNVWTVNTREEMEYFLNLGVDYITTDEPELLQALIRERSGK, from the coding sequence ATGAACGGAACTATACGCACATTTCTTCTGATGCTCCTCTTGAGCACAATAATGCCCGCCATAGGCCAGACGGCCGGCAAAGGTGTACAAACCAAGGTCATCTCCCACCGTGGCTACTGGAAAACCGAAGGATCGGCCCAGAACTCGGTGACCTCCTTCCTGAAAGCCGACTCCATTAGCAGTTACGGCTCCGAACTCGACGTGTGGCTGACGGCTGACAGCGTTCTTATCGCCAATCACGACCGGGTATTCAAGGGCCTTGCCATGGAAACCTCCCTCTCGGGAGATATCCTTGCGACTAGACTCAGTAACGGAGAGTACGTTCCTTCTTTCGAAGCCATACTCGGCGCCATGCGGAAAACATCGGCAACCCGGCTGATTCTGGAGATCAAGAACCTCAAAGACAAGTCGAAATACCCTTACGAAGTAGGGCTCGTCGCAAGGCTGCTCGAAAAATACGGTGTCGCCGACCGCACCGAAATCATCGTCTTCGCCCACGAACTGGGAGCGGAGTGCATCCGGCAGATGCCCGGAACGCGGGTCTTCCACCTCAACGGCGACCTCACCCCGGCAGAACTCAAAGAGCGGGGATATGCCGGAATGGATTACCGCAACACTATCCTCAAAGCCAACGAACACTGGGTCGCCGAAGCACATGCTCTCGGGCTGGAAGTAAATGTCTGGACGGTGAACACACGGGAAGAGATGGAGTATTTCCTCAATCTGGGCGTCGATTACATCACGACGGATGAACCCGAACTGCTTCAGGCGTTGATCCGGGAACGCAGCGGGAAATAG
- a CDS encoding IS3 family transposase, translating to MSLSFLCGLFGYTRQAYYKHLRRNREGSLSDTLLLERVGYYRKLMPRLGGRKLWHLLQQDGFPVSRDRLFTLLSENNLLVKRRKKYSVTTCSRHWMRKYPNLIRGFDLERPHRLWVGDITYISLKEGFAYLALITDAYSKRIVGYDLNTTLERDGALRALRMAIDQTPQQKRQGLIHHSDRGCQYCSKEYVKLLTDNGIRISMTEKGDPYENAVAERVNGILKSEWIDEECFESFQAAKERIDQIVILYNSLRPHASCDWLTPLEAELRTGKLKHHWGRKTVVRKAYVNLYQDNIF from the coding sequence ATGAGCCTATCGTTTCTGTGCGGGTTGTTCGGCTATACCCGTCAGGCCTATTATAAACATTTACGGCGTAATAGGGAAGGATCTTTGTCCGACACCCTTCTTTTGGAGCGGGTGGGTTACTACCGGAAACTGATGCCCAGGCTCGGCGGTCGTAAACTGTGGCATTTGCTGCAACAAGACGGATTTCCGGTCAGTCGGGATCGGTTATTTACGCTGCTTTCGGAAAACAATCTTCTGGTCAAACGTCGGAAGAAATACAGCGTTACGACCTGCTCGCGGCACTGGATGCGTAAATATCCGAATCTGATCCGGGGTTTCGACCTCGAGCGGCCGCATCGTTTATGGGTCGGAGATATTACGTACATTTCTTTGAAAGAAGGATTTGCATATCTGGCTTTGATAACGGATGCCTATTCCAAACGGATCGTAGGCTATGATCTGAATACGACATTGGAACGGGACGGAGCGCTCCGTGCACTGAGGATGGCCATAGACCAGACTCCGCAGCAAAAACGGCAAGGGTTAATCCATCATTCGGACAGAGGATGCCAATATTGTTCGAAAGAATATGTGAAATTGCTGACCGATAATGGGATTCGCATCAGCATGACTGAAAAGGGCGATCCGTATGAGAATGCCGTTGCCGAACGGGTGAACGGTATTCTGAAGAGCGAATGGATCGACGAGGAATGTTTTGAAAGTTTTCAGGCAGCAAAAGAACGCATCGACCAGATCGTTATCCTTTACAATTCACTCAGACCTCATGCCAGCTGCGATTGGCTTACGCCCTTGGAAGCGGAACTTAGAACCGGGAAACTCAAACATCATTGGGGCCGAAAGACGGTTGTTCGGAAGGCATATGTAAACTTATATCAGGACAATATTTTTTGA
- a CDS encoding DUF3408 domain-containing protein: MDSLKETDKPAPNPSKHPRIEVDEELMRQMIAGQAPLDSKVVRRIPEPEEEDTDTPEGNTSETVSGASAPTAEKTDVDTQTTTGKESAGFRRKKLALPDFERMFFAPVDCRNRSAIYVSTQTKCKVSAILHLLGDDTTRLTALADNMLRFVMDIYSDELNYLHEKKNNRRPF; the protein is encoded by the coding sequence ATGGATTCATTGAAAGAAACAGACAAACCTGCACCCAATCCTTCTAAACATCCCCGTATCGAAGTCGACGAGGAGTTGATGCGTCAGATGATCGCCGGACAGGCCCCTTTGGATTCGAAAGTCGTCCGCAGGATTCCCGAACCGGAAGAGGAAGATACGGACACTCCCGAGGGAAACACATCGGAAACGGTATCCGGAGCATCGGCACCGACTGCTGAGAAAACAGACGTCGACACCCAAACGACTACTGGAAAGGAGTCGGCCGGATTCCGGCGTAAAAAGCTCGCGCTTCCGGATTTCGAACGCATGTTCTTCGCTCCGGTGGATTGCCGTAATCGCTCTGCGATCTATGTCAGTACCCAAACCAAGTGCAAAGTGTCGGCAATCCTCCACCTGCTGGGAGACGATACGACAAGGCTTACGGCATTGGCCGACAATATGCTGCGGTTCGTCATGGACATTTACAGCGACGAGTTGAATTATCTCCACGAGAAGAAGAACAACAGACGGCCGTTTTGA
- a CDS encoding tyrosine-type recombinase/integrase: MLAKCLIINVLRLIIVILFFIAFLNITYTARHTFATTVTLTQGVPLETVSKMLGHKRITTTQIYAKITNDKIGQDMAALSEKLSSVFKVAQ, encoded by the coding sequence ATTCTCGCAAAATGCTTAATTATAAACGTTTTACGTTTAATTATCGTCATTCTGTTTTTTATTGCATTTCTAAATATTACTTATACAGCGCGGCATACCTTCGCCACGACGGTTACGCTCACGCAGGGCGTACCGCTGGAAACGGTCAGCAAGATGCTGGGGCATAAGCGGATCACCACGACCCAAATCTATGCTAAGATCACCAATGATAAAATCGGACAGGATATGGCGGCATTAAGCGAGAAACTCAGCAGCGTCTTCAAGGTCGCACAGTAA